One Tachysurus vachellii isolate PV-2020 chromosome 5, HZAU_Pvac_v1, whole genome shotgun sequence genomic window, GAAGTGGCCTAattgtttttcctttcattgCTGCATTGTCTTCCTGTGCAGCTGCCACGGTTTTTCCAGCTCTGCTCAGATAATGTATGGGGAGTTCGGAAGGCCTGTGCAGAGTGCTTCATGTCAGTGTCCTCGGCAACGTCTCAGGAAGTACGCAGGACCAAACTCTCATCTCTTTTCATCAACCTCATAAGTGACCCCTCCCGCTGGGTGCGTGACTTCCCTCTTCCCTGGGCAACTACTCtaaagatgtttgtttgtgtagataAATGGGATTTATTTCTTCCCTGGAATCTGTTCCAGGATCAGTATTTAGAGACGTGAAATACAGGGTTATTTTCTGTGTTACATTTTCTATAAACATTTGATATCGGATATAACTTTCTATGATTTTGGAactattgaatttttttttggtgtcttcTGCTGTAGTAAGTAGCTGTTTgctgcatgttgtgtgttcaACAGGTGCGCCAGGCAGCGTTCCAGTCTTTGGGGCAGTTCATCTCTACATTTGCCAGTCCAAGCACTAATGTGGGCCAGTACTTCAAAGAGGGCACAGAGGAGGCTGACTGGAGAGGGCAGCAGTTGAAAAATCCGTAAGAATTATGTTTATGACACGATTTTGCCCACGTTTTACTATtgatatataaatgttttattttgctcaCAGAGTAACTTCTTCATGAAGTGCAAACACCTGAAGGTGCAAAAGTCCAGAGTATTTTCTAATCTGTATTGATTGATAATCTGAAAGACTATAATACTAGTTTGTACAAGTCACACCTTTAACTGGAACCTTTAAgtgcatacaaaaaaaaaaaaacagaatggagGAAATGAATAAAGACTGACACTATATGGTAGaaggttttttaaataatttccacCCTTTAGATCCCTATGGGAATTTGTGCACGTTTAGTGAAAAgcgcattagtgaggtcagacaaTGATGATGCAGCGAGGTGGTCACCGGAGCTGacgtcagggctctgtgcaggctaCTTGGGTTCTTCCACTCATTGGCAAAAACAAGCCGTCATGAACTACTTCATGGTTTTGTGCACAGGTGCAATCTGGAGCACGTTTTGCCCTTTAGCACAATTTAAAGGAAATCATAATACACCATACAAACTTTTCCTATGCTAtcgtgtgcttccaactttgtagCAATAGATTGTGGAAGGCCCAGTTTGGgcatgatggtcaggtgtataaagtctgttttgtatttttaattttttcccccaatacCATTATTCAGGGCTGGTGAGAGATCTGCAAGAACCAACACACCTGCTACAGGCGAAAGTGCTCAGAACCTCCCATGTGAAAAAAAAGCTGCCACCTCACAGCCTGAATGTATTTTCCAGAATCCACCATGCACTCAAGTGCATTGTGAGGGCCAGCTATGTCAGGCAGAACGGGAAAGTGTGGATATAGCTGTGGAGGGCGGAGGGGAGCAGGCAGCCGAAGCTTTACTTCTGGAGGAGTCCTTTTGCAATGTTGACGCAGATAGGCCCAATCCAAAGTGCCTTTCTGAGCTAGGCGATCTAGACCAAGATCAATCGGTCAGGGAACCTCTGTGCTCACCAATCACAAGTCTCACAGCACAGGACAGCCCCTCAAACACCTCAGAAGGCCTTGTGATGGAAAATCCTACACACCCAAACCCAAACACCTCCAGTTTAGAGTTTGCCTCCGGTGCACTACTAAGCCATGTGATAGAGAAACTGGAGATACCAGAGCAGGAGCTCTTTAACTCATTCCACTACTGGAGGACACCTATCCCACAGATAGACCTTGACCTGGAGCTGTTGGAGGAGAAGGGCAACTGTGACGACAAGGTTACTGCTTCCAGTTTCTCTACCCAGGTTTCAACAAATGTTCTGGACAGGAAGCAGCTGGAGGAACTCATTGAAAATCTGGAGCCCCACATTGATGACCCTGATGTCAAAGGTGAGGAGGgctgcctttctgtctttttattattttttctgaatGCAAAGACACCCCGATATTTTTTAGTATATTCCAAAAAATTATATTCAAATCAAGATTTACTCTGGTTTATCTTCAAGTTTTGGAACAGATATATCTGATTAACTTGATCCAGCAAACACCTTTAAATaacttttgtgtattttctgatCTTTGATGGTTGTCTTTGtacaataatgtaataaaaatgtgtttggaaAAATGATGGACAcatcaatttattaaaaagtggtAATAAGCTCAAGTATgtccaaaaaatattttttgtattacatCATTTGCATTGAACATCTAAATGTATGAGTAAACCTACAAAGATGTATCTTGTATATTTACGGCTAGCCATGCTCACAGCAAGGTTGAAGTTTTTTTGGTGATTTTGGTGAAACTGATTACGGTATATCACAATTTGTTAAAGCTATGCTTGTATCACAGAATAAATGCAGAATTTCATTCATTAGAAAGGCCTTTAAATTTTCAATCAAGGGAAAACTCCTGGCATTCTTGGgcagttctttgttttttggcaGTTACATATTTCTCTGTCTTTAATTGTTTATCTTCTGACCTGTTGTATAttgttaatataattatttctgATTGCTGTATTTGAGGTAATAAGATTCTTAATCGGTTTGACTGGTTAGATTGTTTTTAAAAGCTGCCTCAAGCACTGAAGTTGTAGAGGAGGCCAAACTTCTATTCTTGTGCTACTGCTGAAAGGAAATGAGCTTAGGGAAACTGAACAAACACTGAATAGAAACGGATGTGTTAACAAAAGCATGACGAAACACCACAATGCTTTAACTTTGAGCAATGTAATGTCGGTTTCTTCATCATAAAATCCAGTGTTATTTACAAGCTTGTTGGTTTGTGATGCCTGTcttaattacattattaatgtAACTAAGACACTGCTTAAACCCTGCTCCTAAACattgtcatgtttgtgtgtggtgaatACATGCTGTTGCTGATGCTTAGACGCTTATAATGCTTCTATGTGATTTTGCTTAGTCCCAAAAATAGAGTAGGTCCTACTTTTCTGCTTTCTCATATATCAGTAGCGCACAGCTTGCGGCTGAGTCTTAActattgtttaatttattgcAAATATTCATAGTCTATCCTGTGTGTGACATGTCTGAGATAAGTCTGTACAAACTGTGCTGTTACTGTAATATTACATACTTTGTTTGTCCTTAAATGTCTAACATGTACATTTCACGAGGGTATGATGGGTTTTGTTCACCATGTTTGCAAGTTAGCACAGTTCTAACAgaattgttataaaaaaattaatgcgctttataattttttaaaaatatacttaAATTCTGATGGCAAGACTTGCTGCTTTAAACAGGATTCTTGGCTGACTAAAGGGTTGCTAGTGTCTAGAAAGGTTCTAATAGGAGCCATTAATGATGGGGAAAATGTTCGGactaatattttattagaaatttggtttcatttttcTAATGTACATTAATTTGGTATGACTTTGTACAGACCATTCTGATATGCTGACTTGTGCCACAGCTgcattattttagatatttctaAATATACAAGTATTTTATCACACTGTTGTGTAGATGTTTCCGTCAGAAGATGAAAAGGTAGTTTTGCACAGTACAAAGTGCATTGCATACCAAGTGTGTTAATAGTAGGTTACTGTGCGCTCACATAGCAAACTCATGTTCAGGCCTGCATTCACATTGTCGGCCAACAAGAGTGCATAACAGGCTGTTAGATTTATCTGCTTGACTTTCTGTAATCAGCCTAGTCCGCCTTGCTGTTTCAtataaaattacttttttacctctttggCAGATGAAAATGGAGTAACACTTCATAAGCACATGGTTCACATGAATTAACAtggttttgtgatttttttttttttttcttcaatgtaTTTCAACAGattatttgtgtaaataaaattaagcatcatttttgtttgtgtataacaGCACAAGTGGATGTGTTGACTGCTGCTCTGAAAGCCACTTCGTTGGACACTCATGTTGAGGAGGCATTCCTGGAACCACGGCAGGCTCATGATAACCCTTTCAGCTCTTGTCATGTCCCTCTCATTGACTCTTCTGATGTAGAGgttcaaacatttttatttgaaaatcaGTTTTCAaatcttaaaatatttaaaccaaTTTAAGCTACTTGGATCACGTCTTTTGCatatatttatactctgtttgcaaGTACTCTCTGACGATTGCTAGGAGTAGTAAATCTCTAAACATGAAGTGTCTGTTTCAGAGTCGAGAATCCACCCTACCTGTGAGTCATGGAGATGATTCAGAGTTAAGTGATAGCAGCAGTccagaagaggagaaaaaatcCAAGCAACAGGTAAAACCCATTTGCCCATTTTCTGTGACTTGCTGTGTTGAAAACCAATAAATCTGATTGTTAAGCATGTTTACAGTTAAATAATATTGTTCCAACTTTATTATGATAGTTACGTTGCACACTTTTGAGTGCAAATTTTTTAAACTCTACTGCTTATTATCCTGAAtaggaaaaaaatcacatgcaagtttaaacatgtttttttctcctttgtctttgtgttataTCGTAGGATGTAGTCCCTCAGGCACTGTTGGATCAGTATCTCTCTATGACAGACCCATCCCGGGCCCAGACGGTGGATATGGAGATTGCTAAACATTGTGCGTACAGCCTACCTGGTGTGGCACTTACACTGGGTCGCCAGAATTGGCATTGCCTCAGAGACACCTTCGAGACCCTAGCCTCTGACATGCAGGTACTGTAAGACTGCACCTCAGAATATAATACTTCAACACCCTTACCACTAACTAATTCTTTTGCATTTCTTGCTGTCCCCTTTTCACTGAGACTGTGGTTATCTATGCTTATTACTGCATCCCACGCTAGATTTGGATATTAGGTCtccaaaaaaatcaaatataacAAAATCTAATGCTGAAATCAACAAAGACTTAAAGTTTTTATCACTTTGCTGGCATACTGTAGACTAGTATTGATCAATAATGTAAAGTTCAATAATGACTTGATGGGTTTTTAGTGCTATATTactcttatctttttttttatattttttattgctacatTATATTTTTAGTGCTGTATTACTCTTATCTAGTCTTATCCTTTCTTCCTCCACCTTGTTTTACTATACTCTTTTTCCTTATTCTCACCTCTGTTCACCTGCACTTATTTGTCAGTATCTTTATCTTTTGacagtctctttctttctcttgtccTCTAATAGTGGAAGGTACGGCGGACACTGGCTTTCTCCATTCATGAATTAGCCCTGATTTTGGGTGATCAGCTAACTGCTGAAGATCTGGTGCCTATCTTTAATGGCTTTCTTAAGGACCTAGACGAAGTGCGTATAGGAGTCCTTCGACATCTCTACGATTTCCTTAAGGTCAGTCAAATTTTCTGATGTCCACATGTTTATCTTTGTGTCCTTACTGTTTCTGTAACTATCTCTGCATTTCACTCAATTTCTATTTTAAAGATGCTGTAATTTACAGAGGTGAAAGAGAAACTTGACCTgtttctgtccttttcctcttttaGTTGCTGCATCAAGATACAAGGAGGAAGTATCTCTACCAGTTGCAGGAGTTCCTGGTCACAGACAATAGTCGGAACTGGAGATTCAGATCAGAACTTGCAGAGTATGACCACCTAATGTGATGCTCATTAGAACCTGTTACCTATCTGCCATTTTACtatacatttctttttgtttgttttctctaaaaggcagttggtcctgctTTTGGAGCTGTATAGTGGGCAGGATGTGTATGACTATCTAAGGCCTTTGGCATTCTGCCTCTGCATAGATAGAGTCTCCTCTGTCCGGTGGACTTCCTACAGACTGGTATGCATAGCTATATACACAAGCTGTTTCCTTTGTGAGGGCTCTTTGGGTTTTTAGCCCCTCTCTTATGTAGATAATGTAGCATTCTACACCGATGTCTCTCTTGGTTGTCCtgtctttgagtgtgtgagtctgtggcTGTTGCTTGCAAATTAACTTTTAGTATGTTTTAATATGaggtgtgcttttgtttttctctgttcaGGTTAGTGAGATTATCAGGAAACTCTCAACATGTCCAGCACTGTTGGTTGACTTCCTTGGCGAATTGGTGGATAAATTCTGCCACTCTCCAAAATGGTCTGGACGGCAAGCGTTTGCTTTTGTGTGTCAGGTAAGGACAAATCTTCCCATTGCCGCACAGTATTCTTAAATGGTCTTAGTGTTGAAGCCCCTGAATAGTTAATTCAGCCAGTTCAGTGTTTAAAGTGCTTTCTGCCTCATTGCATTGAAATCATTCAGTTCACTGGCTGATGCTGTTTTGGCAGTGCAACCGATGCAGCCGTGGACTTAGCCTAAGTGTTTTTAGGTTTGGATTATGAtgttttttgtgatttaaaagTAGAGttgttattgtatatttaatagaCATTAAGATGCACATTATTGTATGTGTACACTCTAAAATCAACTGCTTAAAGCCAGCGCCATGTTGCCATATGGTCAGTAgccctatttttttttactatggcCAGTGTAGTATAGGGAGTGTAGCGTTTCCTGGCTGCCACCTGCTTACTCTGCAGCATATTGGAGCTGATTGTTTAGAACCTTAATCTAGGCTATACTGCATCAAAATGTGTTCATTCTCTTATGGCTTCTTtccctttctgtttgtttttgtgatgttCCCATTAATTTCCATCTATTGTGTcacttattttctttaatacacatgctgtctttccctAGCTTGCTATAGAGGAAGACTGTGTGTCATTGGATCAGTTTTCAGAGCACCTGCTGGCTCCTTTGCTGCAGCTGGCATCTGACCCTGTGCCCAACGTTCGTGTGCTGCTGGCCAAAACTCTGCGCCAGAGCCTGATGGAGCGAGGTCAGTACCAGACTATTGACTTGCTTTTTAGGGGAGTGTATGTCAGAGTcaaagagtcaagaagcttttattgtcatttcaaccatatatagctgttgcagtacacagtgaaataagacaacgtttctccaggatcaaggtgctatataaaacaaagacagtgctaaggacttagtaagtagtcctagatacataaagtgcatctgtgcaacctggtgcaaacagtgagagacaaaagaccgtgcaaacaaaaaatacaagacaatatgttcagacaatattgcatgtgctgaaatactggaatgaacacattattatagcagcagttacatgagatattgtaaagtattgtgcaaaacagcaatcgactgaaatgtgtgagagcatgtgcaaagagcaaaaacagtgtgcaaaacagcaggtaaacagtttgatggatatataatggaagtgtgtgtatttggtttaGGTCTGTGCAgaccatacagttgatgtgcatgtatgttgtgctcagtacagttcagttattaaggagtctgatggcttgtgaaaAGACACTATTACACAGTCTgctcgtgagggcccgaatgcttcggtacctttttccagatgccaggagggtgaagagtgtgtgtggggtcatccataatgctgttggctttgcggatgcagcatgtggtgtaaatgtccatgatagagggaagagagactccaatgatcctCTCAGCTGTCCTtactatccactgcagggtctttTGCGATCCGATCTGTGTTTTGGCTGTGTTGTACAGCTGAAATTAAACATACTAATGGTTGTTCTGGGTACAAATAAAAGTTTCTCTTGGTCTAACTTAAAAATGAATGTCTAGGAGTAGATGTAATGACGAAGTCCCCTTACTTGTATGCCAAGAAATCTGTTtaaatttcacattttgttATGAATGGTATGATAAGGGATGTTTTACTGTTTGTGTTGCATCCTATAGAATATTTCATACACTCCGCCAACTCCCACCAGGAGGCACTGGAGCAGACACTGGTAGCTCTGCAGATGGACTTGGACAAAGATGTCAAATACTTTGCCAGCGTACACCCAGGAAGCACACGCATTAACGAGGACGCCATGAGCACCACTTCCTCCACCTACTGAGCAGGCACATACTCCACCCCTAGCTTGGATAATGGTTTAGGGGCCTGGACTCTCCTCTACCATGGGCACAAGAACTACAATATTTGCTTGGGGGTCGCTTCAACCAACTGTCCTTCCCTTAGAGCAACTCACTACAACAAAGAGTTTtggtgatttattattttaattttattttttttgccacagAAGCCTTACAAGTGTCTTCCTTACAACCAGAGAATACTTGAATTTCTGGAGTCAAAACATCAAGAAACTACAGTATCAAATCAGCATATCTCAGATCCAGGGAGTGGGTGATTGCTATTCTTTcactcatcatcatcgtcgtcatcatctCCTTTGCTCTCTTATTGATGGACCTTCATCATTTTTCTCTTCAGCATTACAGGAACGTTCAGCTTCAATCAACACATTAGCAGGACAGACTGTAGCGCCAATGTTTCccttattttatctcatttctcCATTTTGATACTGTACTGTGTGAGTGACTCATATGCTGCAGATATATTCAACATGGAGTGAGTATAACCGCCTCAGCTTTTCCACACATCGTTGTCTGGGAGCCGTTTAAAGCCGGACACTCTTTTCTTCTCAAGGGCTTGAGCCAATATTGTTTTAAAGTTGAGTTGAGCACATTGTTGTGCCTGAGGACATGGGCTTCCCCTGGGACACAGGGATTCATGTCCTATTGGAAAAGGAACTATTgtatttttaaaccaaaatcACAGCGGTCCATTTTGCAGAGTATGTAGAAATTCAATATTGAAACAGTGTGGATGTTGCACATCACTCTGGGGTAttttaacaagaaaaaagtGCTTCACTATGATCCATGcatcacatgtactgtacatatccttatcagttgtttttttttccattttgaaCAGTGATCATGAATAGAATTGTTATATGTTCTCCTAAcctatcaaaaataaaatttcagatGCAGTTGCACTTAGTCTGATTTCATTTTCACCTTTGTTGATATCATGCAGCATTTGGATTAGTgatcaaaagtaaataaaattgtatagaTCATAGTGTCATTTGTTCATCTTTATGTGCACAATAGAATTCGTTTGGTAAAGAAAACCATTCAAAGAACATTAACGCTGAAACCGGATTTACATGGTTGCCAAGTGTAGTATGTGGACTGTAGAGGGCAGTAAAGATACCAGTCAGATTTAACCTTTACCTCCTGTTATATTTAAGTTATGCATTATGTAAGTTCTCATACTGTTTTAATGTGTGCACCATTTTGTTGACTTATTTCCCATTAGTAGTCTGAACGTTGTTGAAAACATTATTGGGTAAGCATAATTGATCATGGAGTTCTTTAACAGTCAACGTGTTTAAACAGTCTTCATTACAGCCCAAACAATGACTTGTAAGCGAAAGTGTTAACGTCTGCTGACCTAATGGTGATTAGCAGGTAGGTGATCATACTGACTCCTTAGTGCTTCTAAGCTGGCTGGCAAACAAAGCTTGAGGACGATGCCATGTGTAGCTCCTACCTAGTTTCAGTGCCAAGACTG contains:
- the ppp4r1 gene encoding serine/threonine-protein phosphatase 4 regulatory subunit 1 isoform X4, with product MADISLLQEDSQEEIDGSLDFVSQDEMLTPLGRLDKYVTSENIFNRQMVARSLLDTLKAVSEDERDCIAVLERVSRLAEDSEPTVRAELMEQIPHIAIFCQENRPSIPFAFSKFLLPIVVRYLADQNNLVRKTSQAALLMLLEQELIERADIENLVCPVLVDLTAPDSNDDVKTEAMAIICKMAPMVGKDITERLFLPRFCEMCCDCRMFHVRKVCAANFGDICTVVGGETTEELLLPRFFQLCSDNVWGVRKACAECFMSVSSATSQEVRRTKLSSLFINLISDPSRWVRQAAFQSLGQFISTFASPSTNVGQYFKEGTEEADWRGQQLKNPAGERSARTNTPATGESAQNLPCEKKAATSQPECIFQNPPCTQVHCEGQLCQAERESVDIAVEGGGEQAAEALLLEESFCNVDADRPNPKCLSELGDLDQDQSVREPLCSPITSLTAQDSPSNTSEGLVMENPTHPNPNTSSLEFASGALLSHVIEKLEIPEQELFNSFHYWRTPIPQIDLDLELLEEKGNCDDKVTASSFSTQVSTNVLDRKQLEELIENLEPHIDDPDVKAQVDVLTAALKATSLDTHVEEAFLEPRQAHDNPFSSCHVPLIDSSDVESRESTLPVSHGDDSELSDSSSPEEEKKSKQQDVVPQALLDQYLSMTDPSRAQTVDMEIAKHCAYSLPGVALTLGRQNWHCLRDTFETLASDMQWKVRRTLAFSIHELALILGDQLTAEDLVPIFNGFLKDLDEVRIGVLRHLYDFLKLLHQDTRRKYLYQLQEFLVTDNSRNWRFRSELAEQLVLLLELYSGQDVYDYLRPLAFCLCIDRVSSVRWTSYRLVSEIIRKLSTCPALLVDFLGELVDKFCHSPKWSGRQAFAFVCQLAIEEDCVSLDQFSEHLLAPLLQLASDPVPNVRVLLAKTLRQSLMEREYFIHSANSHQEALEQTLVALQMDLDKDVKYFASVHPGSTRINEDAMSTTSSTY
- the ppp4r1 gene encoding serine/threonine-protein phosphatase 4 regulatory subunit 1 isoform X2, yielding MADISLLQEDSQEEIDGFGVDDYSSESDVIIIPSALDFVSQDEMLTPLGRLDKYVTSENIFNRQMVARSLLDTLKAVSEDERDCIAVLERVSRLAEDSEPTVRAELMEQIPHIAIFCQENRPSIPFAFSKFLLPIVVRYLADQNNLVRKTSQAALLMLLEQELIERADIENLVCPVLVDLTAPDSNDDVKTEAMAIICKMAPMVGKDITERLFLPRFCEMCCDCRMFHVRKVCAANFGDICTVVGGETTEELLLPRFFQLCSDNVWGVRKACAECFMSVSSATSQEVRRTKLSSLFINLISDPSRWVRQAAFQSLGQFISTFASPSTNVGQYFKEGTEEADWRGQQLKNPAGERSARTNTPATGESAQNLPCEKKAATSQPECIFQNPPCTQVHCEGQLCQAERESVDIAVEGGGEQAAEALLLEESFCNVDADRPNPKCLSELGDLDQDQSVREPLCSPITSLTAQDSPSNTSEGLVMENPTHPNPNTSSLEFASGALLSHVIEKLEIPEQELFNSFHYWRTPIPQIDLDLELLEEKGNCDDKVTASSFSTQVSTNVLDRKQLEELIENLEPHIDDPDVKAQVDVLTAALKATSLDTHVEEAFLEPRQAHDNPFSSCHVPLIDSSDVESRESTLPVSHGDDSELSDSSSPEEEKKSKQQDVVPQALLDQYLSMTDPSRAQTVDMEIAKHCAYSLPGVALTLGRQNWHCLRDTFETLASDMQWKVRRTLAFSIHELALILGDQLTAEDLVPIFNGFLKDLDEVRIGVLRHLYDFLKLLHQDTRRKYLYQLQEFLVTDNSRNWRFRSELAEQLVLLLELYSGQDVYDYLRPLAFCLCIDRVSSVRWTSYRLVSEIIRKLSTCPALLVDFLGELVDKFCHSPKWSGRQAFAFVCQLAIEEDCVSLDQFSEHLLAPLLQLASDPVPNVRVLLAKTLRQSLMEREYFIHSANSHQEALEQTLVALQMDLDKDVKYFASVHPGSTRINEDAMSTTSSTY
- the ppp4r1 gene encoding serine/threonine-protein phosphatase 4 regulatory subunit 1 isoform X3, with translation MADISLLQEDSQEEIDGCKYYALDFVSQDEMLTPLGRLDKYVTSENIFNRQMVARSLLDTLKAVSEDERDCIAVLERVSRLAEDSEPTVRAELMEQIPHIAIFCQENRPSIPFAFSKFLLPIVVRYLADQNNLVRKTSQAALLMLLEQELIERADIENLVCPVLVDLTAPDSNDDVKTEAMAIICKMAPMVGKDITERLFLPRFCEMCCDCRMFHVRKVCAANFGDICTVVGGETTEELLLPRFFQLCSDNVWGVRKACAECFMSVSSATSQEVRRTKLSSLFINLISDPSRWVRQAAFQSLGQFISTFASPSTNVGQYFKEGTEEADWRGQQLKNPAGERSARTNTPATGESAQNLPCEKKAATSQPECIFQNPPCTQVHCEGQLCQAERESVDIAVEGGGEQAAEALLLEESFCNVDADRPNPKCLSELGDLDQDQSVREPLCSPITSLTAQDSPSNTSEGLVMENPTHPNPNTSSLEFASGALLSHVIEKLEIPEQELFNSFHYWRTPIPQIDLDLELLEEKGNCDDKVTASSFSTQVSTNVLDRKQLEELIENLEPHIDDPDVKAQVDVLTAALKATSLDTHVEEAFLEPRQAHDNPFSSCHVPLIDSSDVESRESTLPVSHGDDSELSDSSSPEEEKKSKQQDVVPQALLDQYLSMTDPSRAQTVDMEIAKHCAYSLPGVALTLGRQNWHCLRDTFETLASDMQWKVRRTLAFSIHELALILGDQLTAEDLVPIFNGFLKDLDEVRIGVLRHLYDFLKLLHQDTRRKYLYQLQEFLVTDNSRNWRFRSELAEQLVLLLELYSGQDVYDYLRPLAFCLCIDRVSSVRWTSYRLVSEIIRKLSTCPALLVDFLGELVDKFCHSPKWSGRQAFAFVCQLAIEEDCVSLDQFSEHLLAPLLQLASDPVPNVRVLLAKTLRQSLMEREYFIHSANSHQEALEQTLVALQMDLDKDVKYFASVHPGSTRINEDAMSTTSSTY
- the ppp4r1 gene encoding serine/threonine-protein phosphatase 4 regulatory subunit 1 isoform X1; the encoded protein is MADISLLQEDSQEEIDGCKYYVGVDDYSSESDVIIIPSALDFVSQDEMLTPLGRLDKYVTSENIFNRQMVARSLLDTLKAVSEDERDCIAVLERVSRLAEDSEPTVRAELMEQIPHIAIFCQENRPSIPFAFSKFLLPIVVRYLADQNNLVRKTSQAALLMLLEQELIERADIENLVCPVLVDLTAPDSNDDVKTEAMAIICKMAPMVGKDITERLFLPRFCEMCCDCRMFHVRKVCAANFGDICTVVGGETTEELLLPRFFQLCSDNVWGVRKACAECFMSVSSATSQEVRRTKLSSLFINLISDPSRWVRQAAFQSLGQFISTFASPSTNVGQYFKEGTEEADWRGQQLKNPAGERSARTNTPATGESAQNLPCEKKAATSQPECIFQNPPCTQVHCEGQLCQAERESVDIAVEGGGEQAAEALLLEESFCNVDADRPNPKCLSELGDLDQDQSVREPLCSPITSLTAQDSPSNTSEGLVMENPTHPNPNTSSLEFASGALLSHVIEKLEIPEQELFNSFHYWRTPIPQIDLDLELLEEKGNCDDKVTASSFSTQVSTNVLDRKQLEELIENLEPHIDDPDVKAQVDVLTAALKATSLDTHVEEAFLEPRQAHDNPFSSCHVPLIDSSDVESRESTLPVSHGDDSELSDSSSPEEEKKSKQQDVVPQALLDQYLSMTDPSRAQTVDMEIAKHCAYSLPGVALTLGRQNWHCLRDTFETLASDMQWKVRRTLAFSIHELALILGDQLTAEDLVPIFNGFLKDLDEVRIGVLRHLYDFLKLLHQDTRRKYLYQLQEFLVTDNSRNWRFRSELAEQLVLLLELYSGQDVYDYLRPLAFCLCIDRVSSVRWTSYRLVSEIIRKLSTCPALLVDFLGELVDKFCHSPKWSGRQAFAFVCQLAIEEDCVSLDQFSEHLLAPLLQLASDPVPNVRVLLAKTLRQSLMEREYFIHSANSHQEALEQTLVALQMDLDKDVKYFASVHPGSTRINEDAMSTTSSTY